One stretch of Streptomyces agglomeratus DNA includes these proteins:
- a CDS encoding alpha-(1->3)-arabinofuranosyltransferase domain-containing protein, with amino-acid sequence MTTTLQAPPRTPPPPPAAGPPAGPRSRRWLFGFWAATLIAFLAAAPGRMTFETKLGVALDPFRFLSDLGELWHSRAGFGGIFDQYVGYAFPMLPFYALADLAHLPVWLAERLWLSIVVTTAFWGALRLAERLGAGSPATRLAGAAAYALWPTFTIVVGSTSAAALPGALLPWVLLPLTDPRTTARVAALRSALVIPCMGGVNAASTLAALLPVALYLLSRPPTPRRRALIAWWVPGVLLATAWWVVPLLLLGIHGENFLPYVEQAETTTATMSATELLRGAGNWTAYLHFGEAWLPAGWTVATSVPVILGSALAAALGLAGLARRDMPERRWLLLVTLSVTAVTLAGYGGSLGGPFHGTVQDWLNGPLVPFRNIYKFQPGLDLVLVLGLTHITATTRPRVRRAVPLLTTLLVLPALALPYLNGDILQPGSFTKLPAHWKATAGWLKQYSPDSRALVVPATAHGTYTWGSTIDQPLDVLAETRWAQRDYVPFGTPGNRRAMDAVEQALTTGAQVPGLSDYLGRAGLHYVVVRNDLDPDQLGYLPPQTVKRTLEESGYRRVTGFGPVLTGGRIPDDTPVQIEGLYPRLQAVEIYEPPAAAKRPGRADISPVADTAIVSGGPEALLRLSADPTVRRRPAVLTGDSHPGLGDPALRASADGLRRADTRFGLVNSNTSYTYTATEKNHPESLQDPGREPRQILPTHGTEHQTTAVLRGAESVTASSSGNWLFHLPQYDPVNAFDGNPDTAWTEGSAAQPTGEWLRIAFASRTDVPSQIRVTPLPSDGVRAAPTAVRVETDNGTRTSPLHPDGSPQQISAPPGKATYLKLTITSAQQGRPGLMGAGFTAVDIPGVQVTRLLSLPRDADPDLISLHRGSDPGGLSPVSAEVGLHRQFSTATKGTYALRATALPVPGDKLDELLYSLAPEQRRRLTATADSTSRLGASLTPRNLVDGDLTTAWIAGADPTLHLRWPGKRPIGEIVFAPAGGLSTRPEQVEISSPDGATTASVDENGLARFEPINTDRLDIRITRSAPLTVHNPVADGEMQLPVGLSEVYVPALEDFRVPQPDPSRTFRLPCGQGPVLAIDGTLHATSAEGKLSDLTERRPVEVSLCAGPQRDGRASLSAGTHRVEAGDQGPLALTDITLTRNKAAPPAKQSRELTVQDAAGDRRSLKVGPGEASYLQTYENANAGWQATLNGRKLPSVRLDGWQQGWLIPEGAGGTVRMEYAPARVYEAGLIGGALALTTLVALALYRRRTPAPSPDTPLTEPAAPAPGAILGLAAPALVLAVVAGPLVLLVPLLALVAHFRPKILPPAALLAMTAAGVAAALDAGAPAAASEGTFGPAAQLLALTALTAALVTTARARNVRGAAPEPPPPATPATGTPGQEPGPGEEKAK; translated from the coding sequence GCCTCGCCGGAGCGGCTGCGTACGCCCTGTGGCCGACGTTCACGATCGTCGTCGGCTCGACCTCGGCGGCCGCACTGCCGGGAGCGCTCCTGCCCTGGGTCCTGCTGCCGCTCACCGACCCCCGCACCACGGCCCGCGTCGCCGCGCTCCGGTCGGCGCTGGTGATCCCGTGCATGGGCGGAGTGAACGCGGCCTCGACGCTGGCGGCTCTCCTCCCGGTGGCGCTCTACCTCCTCTCCCGCCCGCCCACCCCTCGCCGCCGCGCGCTGATCGCCTGGTGGGTCCCCGGAGTCCTGCTGGCCACCGCCTGGTGGGTGGTCCCCCTCCTGCTCCTCGGCATACACGGCGAGAACTTCCTGCCGTACGTCGAGCAGGCGGAGACCACGACGGCCACCATGTCGGCCACGGAGCTGCTGCGTGGCGCCGGCAACTGGACGGCGTACCTGCACTTCGGTGAGGCGTGGCTGCCCGCCGGCTGGACGGTGGCCACCTCGGTCCCCGTCATCCTCGGCTCGGCCCTCGCCGCCGCGCTGGGTCTCGCGGGCCTGGCCCGCCGGGACATGCCGGAGCGGCGCTGGCTGCTCCTGGTCACCCTCTCGGTTACCGCCGTCACCCTCGCCGGGTACGGCGGCTCGCTGGGCGGCCCCTTCCACGGAACGGTCCAGGACTGGCTGAACGGCCCTCTGGTCCCCTTCCGCAACATCTACAAGTTCCAGCCCGGACTGGATCTGGTGCTGGTCCTGGGTCTGACGCACATCACGGCGACCACCCGCCCGCGGGTCCGCCGCGCGGTCCCCCTGCTCACGACGCTGCTCGTGCTCCCCGCCCTCGCCCTGCCCTACCTCAACGGCGACATCCTCCAGCCGGGTTCCTTCACGAAGCTCCCCGCCCACTGGAAGGCGACGGCCGGCTGGCTGAAGCAGTACTCGCCCGACAGCCGCGCCCTGGTGGTGCCGGCCACCGCGCACGGGACTTACACCTGGGGCTCCACCATCGACCAGCCGCTCGACGTACTCGCCGAGACCCGCTGGGCGCAGCGCGACTACGTGCCGTTCGGCACGCCCGGCAACCGCCGCGCCATGGACGCGGTGGAGCAGGCCCTCACCACCGGTGCTCAAGTCCCCGGCCTGAGCGACTACCTGGGCCGCGCGGGCCTGCACTACGTCGTCGTACGCAACGACCTCGACCCGGACCAGCTCGGATACCTGCCCCCGCAGACCGTGAAGCGCACGCTGGAGGAGTCCGGCTACCGCCGGGTGACGGGCTTCGGCCCGGTGCTCACGGGCGGCCGTATCCCGGACGACACACCCGTGCAGATCGAGGGCCTCTACCCGCGCCTGCAAGCGGTGGAGATCTACGAGCCGCCCGCCGCGGCGAAGCGCCCCGGCAGGGCGGACATCAGCCCGGTGGCCGACACCGCCATCGTCAGCGGAGGGCCGGAAGCACTCCTGCGCCTCTCGGCCGACCCGACCGTGCGCAGGCGTCCCGCCGTGCTCACCGGCGACAGCCACCCGGGTCTCGGCGACCCGGCGCTACGGGCGAGCGCCGACGGGCTGCGCCGCGCCGACACGCGCTTCGGCCTGGTGAACTCCAATACGTCGTACACGTACACGGCCACCGAGAAGAACCACCCGGAGAGCCTCCAGGACCCGGGCCGCGAGCCCCGCCAGATCCTGCCGACCCACGGCACGGAGCACCAGACGACGGCGGTGCTGCGCGGCGCGGAGTCGGTGACGGCGTCGAGCAGCGGGAACTGGCTGTTCCACCTGCCGCAGTACGACCCGGTGAACGCCTTCGACGGGAATCCCGACACGGCGTGGACGGAAGGCAGCGCGGCGCAGCCGACCGGCGAGTGGCTGCGCATCGCGTTCGCCTCCCGCACCGACGTCCCCTCCCAGATCCGCGTCACACCGCTGCCGTCCGACGGGGTGCGGGCGGCGCCCACAGCCGTACGGGTGGAAACGGACAACGGAACCAGGACGAGCCCCCTCCACCCCGACGGCTCGCCCCAGCAGATCAGCGCACCACCGGGGAAGGCCACGTACCTCAAACTGACCATCACCAGCGCCCAGCAGGGCCGCCCCGGCCTGATGGGCGCGGGCTTCACCGCCGTCGACATCCCCGGCGTCCAGGTGACCCGGCTCCTCTCGCTGCCCCGGGACGCGGACCCCGACCTGATCTCCCTGCACCGGGGCAGCGACCCGGGCGGCCTCTCGCCGGTGTCGGCGGAGGTGGGTCTGCACCGCCAGTTCTCGACGGCCACGAAGGGAACGTACGCGCTGCGGGCGACGGCCCTGCCCGTACCGGGCGACAAGCTGGACGAACTCCTCTACAGCCTCGCCCCCGAACAGCGCCGCCGCCTGACCGCCACGGCCGACTCGACCTCCCGGCTGGGCGCGTCCCTCACCCCGCGCAACCTGGTCGACGGCGACCTGACCACGGCCTGGATCGCCGGCGCCGATCCCACCCTGCACCTGCGCTGGCCGGGGAAGCGCCCCATCGGCGAGATCGTCTTCGCCCCGGCCGGCGGCCTGTCCACCCGCCCGGAACAGGTGGAGATCAGCTCGCCCGACGGAGCCACGACGGCCTCGGTGGACGAGAACGGCCTGGCCCGCTTCGAACCGATCAACACGGACCGGCTCGACATCAGGATCACCCGCTCGGCGCCGCTCACGGTCCACAACCCGGTGGCGGACGGTGAGATGCAGCTCCCGGTGGGCCTGAGCGAGGTGTACGTACCGGCGCTGGAGGACTTCCGGGTCCCGCAGCCCGACCCGTCCCGGACCTTCCGGCTGCCCTGCGGCCAGGGCCCGGTCCTCGCCATCGACGGCACGCTCCACGCCACCTCGGCCGAGGGAAAGCTGAGCGACCTGACAGAGCGCCGCCCGGTCGAGGTCTCGCTCTGCGCGGGACCCCAGCGCGACGGCAGGGCAAGCCTGTCCGCCGGCACGCACCGCGTGGAAGCGGGCGACCAGGGCCCGCTGGCCCTGACCGACATCACGCTCACCAGGAACAAGGCCGCACCCCCGGCGAAGCAGTCCCGCGAGCTGACCGTCCAGGACGCCGCGGGCGACCGCCGGTCCCTGAAGGTGGGCCCCGGGGAAGCGTCGTACCTCCAGACGTACGAGAACGCGAACGCGGGCTGGCAGGCCACGCTCAACGGCCGGAAACTGCCGTCGGTACGACTCGACGGCTGGCAGCAGGGCTGGCTGATCCCGGAGGGCGCGGGCGGCACCGTGCGGATGGAGTACGCACCCGCGCGCGTGTACGAGGCGGGCCTGATAGGCGGCGCGCTGGCCCTGACCACCCTGGTGGCACTGGCCCTGTACCGCCGCCGCACCCCCGCACCATCACCGGACACACCACTCACCGAACCGGCGGCGCCGGCGCCGGGCGCGATCCTCGGGCTGGCGGCCCCGGCCCTCGTACTGGCCGTAGTGGCGGGCCCGTTGGTCCTGCTGGTGCCACTTCTGGCCCTGGTGGCCCACTTCCGCCCCAAGATCCTCCCGCCCGCGGCGCTGCTGGCGATGACGGCGGCGGGCGTCGCGGCGGCCCTGGACGCGGGGGCGCCCGCCGCCGCCTCCGAGGGCACGTTCGGCCCCGCGGCGCAGCTCCTGGCCCTGACGGCGCTGACAGCGGCCCTGGTGACGACCGCGCGCGCCCGGAACGTCCGCGGCGCCGCCCCGGAGCCCCCGCCACCCGCAACCCCGGCAACCGGTACCCCGGGCCAAGAACCCGGCCCCGGCGAGGAGAAGGCAAAGTGA
- a CDS encoding class I SAM-dependent methyltransferase — protein sequence MTPPTPTPVTPPTLQDFYENPAVPVASGTPRTLRQARILAAALPRPGATVLDIGCGDGTAAATAAPLLRGHRVIGVDWSQDALRRASAHLPHVVRGELSDNGLPFATGAADAILFSEVIEHLVDPDSALDELRRVLPPGGHLMLSTPNLAAWYNRALLLAGTQPVFSEVSLRAIHGRPGTEVVGHLRLYTARALREFLTASGFDVVRITGAPFHGVPRPLRPLDRLMASAAPSAASILLAHARRRAGA from the coding sequence ATGACACCACCCACGCCCACACCGGTCACCCCGCCCACCCTCCAGGACTTCTACGAGAACCCCGCGGTCCCGGTGGCCTCCGGTACCCCGCGCACCCTTCGCCAGGCCCGCATCCTGGCCGCCGCGCTGCCCCGGCCGGGAGCGACCGTCCTGGACATCGGCTGCGGCGACGGCACGGCGGCCGCCACCGCCGCGCCGCTGCTGCGCGGCCACCGCGTCATCGGCGTCGACTGGTCGCAGGACGCCCTGCGCCGCGCCTCCGCACACCTCCCCCACGTCGTGAGGGGCGAACTGTCCGACAACGGGCTGCCCTTCGCCACCGGCGCGGCGGACGCGATCCTCTTCAGCGAGGTCATAGAGCACCTGGTGGACCCGGACAGCGCCCTCGACGAGCTGCGCCGCGTCCTGCCTCCCGGCGGCCACCTCATGCTCTCCACCCCCAACCTCGCCGCCTGGTACAACCGCGCCCTGCTGCTCGCCGGCACCCAGCCCGTCTTCTCGGAGGTGAGCCTGCGCGCGATCCACGGCCGCCCCGGCACCGAGGTGGTGGGCCACCTGCGCCTCTACACGGCCCGCGCACTGCGCGAGTTCCTCACCGCGTCCGGCTTCGACGTCGTGCGGATCACCGGCGCCCCCTTCCACGGCGTCCCTCGCCCCCTGCGCCCCCTGGACCGGCTCATGGCCTCCGCCGCCCCGTCCGCGGCCTCGATCCTGCTGGCGCACGCCCGCCGCCGGGCCGGGGCCTGA
- a CDS encoding Trm112 family protein — translation MNPDDPLLKILACPLDKGPLTLLDPGDALYNPRLRRRYPIVDGIPQLLPSSGEQVPEAEHQRLSHPGKSVNPAESGQAGQPAAPDPRPTPE, via the coding sequence ATGAACCCCGATGACCCCCTGCTGAAGATCCTGGCCTGCCCGCTCGACAAGGGGCCGCTCACCCTCCTGGACCCCGGGGACGCCCTTTACAACCCCCGTCTGCGGCGCCGCTATCCGATCGTCGACGGCATCCCCCAGTTGCTCCCCTCCTCGGGCGAACAGGTCCCGGAGGCCGAGCACCAGCGCCTCAGCCACCCGGGAAAGTCGGTGAACCCGGCGGAATCAGGGCAGGCAGGGCAGCCGGCCGCACCGGACCCCCGGCCCACGCCCGAATGA
- a CDS encoding fibronectin type III domain-containing protein — protein sequence MTCSAAVLVLTAAGCAGAPPDRDTEKPTSPGGVTAQAGSATSVHVMWDRSTDNEAVAGYEVYEDGARVEAVTGERNMTDIDRLTPSTAYTFTVRARDAAGNLSAPSDAVPVTTPAPTPDDRKAPSVPGGLRGRVEGDGAVGLSWRRATDDTAVTSYDIYQEDSRIHSVRGTATTARITGLRPGTVYTFTVRARDAAENSSGDSAPLDLTTAPGRGEGPSTAPRDLRATARTKDGARGIELEWTPPRVGRGGEVREHQLFIDGELATTIVWGGDPPAGTATYHFTVGEPPGTRYSVKLRAKLPDGKWGDFSAQRTLVTR from the coding sequence TTGACCTGTTCTGCCGCTGTTCTCGTGCTCACCGCCGCCGGGTGCGCCGGGGCGCCACCGGACCGCGACACCGAGAAACCCACCTCGCCCGGCGGGGTGACGGCCCAGGCGGGCAGCGCCACGTCGGTCCATGTGATGTGGGACCGGTCGACGGACAACGAGGCGGTCGCCGGTTACGAGGTGTACGAGGACGGCGCCCGGGTCGAGGCCGTCACCGGTGAGCGGAACATGACCGACATCGACCGGCTCACTCCCTCGACGGCGTACACCTTTACCGTCCGGGCGCGGGACGCGGCGGGCAATCTCTCGGCGCCCAGTGACGCCGTCCCCGTCACGACCCCGGCCCCCACGCCGGACGACCGGAAGGCGCCCTCCGTGCCCGGCGGGCTGCGGGGGCGGGTCGAGGGGGACGGCGCGGTCGGTCTGTCCTGGCGGCGGGCCACCGACGACACGGCCGTCACCTCGTACGACATCTACCAGGAGGACTCCCGCATCCACAGCGTGCGCGGTACCGCCACCACGGCCCGGATCACCGGGCTGCGGCCCGGGACCGTCTACACCTTCACCGTCCGGGCGCGGGACGCCGCCGAGAACTCCTCCGGGGACAGCGCCCCGCTCGACCTGACCACCGCGCCGGGCCGGGGCGAGGGGCCGTCCACCGCTCCCCGGGATCTGCGGGCCACGGCACGTACGAAGGACGGGGCGCGCGGGATCGAGCTGGAGTGGACGCCGCCGCGGGTGGGGCGCGGCGGCGAGGTCCGGGAGCACCAGCTCTTCATCGACGGCGAGTTGGCCACGACGATCGTGTGGGGCGGGGACCCGCCGGCGGGTACGGCGACGTACCACTTCACGGTGGGCGAGCCGCCCGGCACGCGCTACAGCGTCAAGCTGCGCGCCAAGCTCCCGGACGGGAAGTGGGGCGACTTCTCGGCGCAGCGGACCCTGGTGACGCGCTGA
- a CDS encoding alpha/beta fold hydrolase: protein MGEHSVVDVGDVRLAYRTWGDSYGAPVVLLHGLGSSSASWEEAGQALGEEWRVYAIDLRGHGESDWPDEYSVELMRDDVLGFLDELELDRVGVVGHGMGGVVARLLAQDNSDRVERLVLEETPPPFPGGTEVADVRPDEPLDYDWPVAAAITRQLADPDPDWAESLGEIVAPTMIITGGPDSSMPQDRMQDMAALIPDCRLITIPAGHYLHEERPRPFAHEVTEFMTS from the coding sequence ATGGGTGAGCACTCTGTAGTTGATGTCGGCGACGTACGCCTGGCCTATCGGACCTGGGGCGATTCGTACGGGGCGCCGGTCGTGCTCCTGCACGGACTGGGCTCGTCGTCGGCGAGCTGGGAAGAGGCCGGGCAGGCGCTCGGCGAGGAATGGCGGGTCTACGCGATCGACCTGCGCGGGCACGGCGAGAGCGACTGGCCCGACGAGTACTCCGTCGAGCTCATGCGGGACGACGTCCTCGGCTTCCTCGACGAGCTGGAACTGGACCGGGTCGGTGTGGTCGGCCACGGTATGGGCGGAGTCGTCGCCCGCCTGCTGGCCCAGGACAACTCGGACCGCGTGGAGCGGCTCGTCCTGGAGGAGACCCCGCCGCCGTTCCCCGGCGGGACGGAGGTCGCGGACGTGCGCCCCGACGAGCCGCTGGACTACGACTGGCCCGTCGCGGCGGCCATCACCCGCCAGCTCGCCGACCCCGACCCGGACTGGGCCGAGAGCCTCGGCGAGATCGTCGCGCCCACCATGATTATCACCGGTGGTCCCGACAGCTCCATGCCCCAGGACCGGATGCAGGACATGGCCGCGCTCATCCCCGACTGCCGGCTGATCACCATCCCGGCCGGCCATTACCTGCACGAGGAACGGCCGCGCCCCTTCGCCCACGAGGTCACCGAGTTCATGACCAGCTGA
- a CDS encoding nucleobase:cation symporter-2 family protein, whose translation MAAKPRFRKDASAESDPAESGPPSGPDPKHPVDEKLPPGKMFTSGLQHVAAMYAGVVAPPMIVGPAVGLDATETAFLMGASLFTAGIATLLQTLGFWKIGAKLPFVNGVSFAGVTPMIAIGKGEGDNAIPIIFGAIIVAGVLGFVAAPYFCKLVRFFPPVVTGTVITLIGVSLLPVAFNWSQGGNSQADDYGSMTNIGMAALTFLIVLALRKLLRGFLQQIAILLGLVAGTLIAIPVGITHFDAIKNADLVGFPTPFHFGAPQFEVAAIISMCIVMLVCMTESTADMLALGKIVGRPADEKTIEGGLRADTLGSAISPLFNGFMCSAFAQNIGLVAMTKVRSRFVVAAGGGILILLGLCPVLASVIALVPLPVLGGAGIVLFGTVAASGIQTLATAALEKGENALIVAAALGIGLIPIAAPTFYHAFPEDLLVVLDSGISTGCVVAIVLNLAFNHLGGKGGQDENATQPEIPDQIPAAAH comes from the coding sequence GTGGCCGCCAAGCCCAGGTTTCGCAAAGATGCATCCGCCGAATCCGACCCCGCCGAGTCCGGACCCCCGTCCGGCCCCGATCCGAAGCACCCGGTCGACGAAAAGCTGCCCCCCGGCAAGATGTTCACCAGCGGCCTCCAGCACGTGGCCGCGATGTACGCCGGTGTGGTCGCCCCACCCATGATCGTCGGCCCCGCGGTGGGGCTCGACGCCACGGAGACGGCCTTCCTCATGGGGGCCAGCCTCTTCACCGCCGGCATAGCGACCCTTCTCCAGACCCTCGGGTTCTGGAAGATCGGCGCCAAGCTCCCCTTCGTCAACGGCGTCTCGTTCGCCGGAGTGACCCCGATGATCGCCATCGGCAAGGGCGAGGGCGACAACGCGATACCGATCATCTTCGGAGCGATCATCGTCGCCGGTGTACTGGGCTTCGTCGCCGCCCCGTACTTCTGTAAACTCGTCCGCTTCTTCCCGCCCGTCGTCACCGGCACCGTGATCACCCTGATCGGTGTCTCCCTGCTGCCGGTCGCCTTCAACTGGTCCCAGGGCGGCAACTCCCAGGCCGACGACTACGGATCCATGACCAACATCGGCATGGCCGCCCTGACCTTCCTGATCGTGCTGGCCCTGCGGAAACTGCTGCGCGGCTTCCTCCAGCAGATCGCGATCCTCCTGGGCCTCGTCGCGGGCACACTCATCGCCATCCCGGTGGGCATCACCCACTTCGACGCCATCAAGAACGCCGACCTGGTGGGCTTCCCGACCCCCTTCCACTTCGGCGCACCGCAGTTCGAGGTCGCGGCGATCATCTCCATGTGCATCGTGATGCTGGTGTGCATGACCGAGTCGACCGCCGACATGCTCGCCCTCGGCAAGATCGTCGGCCGCCCGGCCGACGAGAAGACGATCGAGGGCGGCCTGCGCGCCGACACCCTGGGCAGCGCGATCAGCCCGCTCTTCAACGGCTTCATGTGCAGCGCCTTCGCGCAGAACATCGGCCTGGTCGCGATGACGAAGGTCCGCAGCCGGTTCGTCGTCGCCGCCGGCGGCGGCATCCTGATCCTGCTCGGCCTGTGCCCGGTGCTGGCCTCCGTGATCGCTCTCGTACCGCTGCCGGTCCTCGGCGGCGCCGGCATCGTGCTCTTCGGTACGGTCGCGGCCAGCGGCATCCAGACCCTTGCCACGGCCGCGCTGGAGAAGGGCGAGAACGCCCTGATCGTCGCCGCCGCCCTCGGTATCGGCCTCATCCCGATCGCCGCGCCCACCTTCTACCACGCGTTCCCCGAGGACCTGCTGGTGGTGCTCGACTCGGGCATCAGTACCGGGTGTGTGGTGGCCATCGTCCTCAACCTGGCCTTCAACCACCTGGGCGGGAAGGGCGGCCAGGACGAGAACGCGACGCAGCCGGAGATCCCGGACCAGATCCCGGCAGCGGCCCACTGA
- a CDS encoding 8-oxoguanine deaminase: protein MAASAAARTIIENCAIATVDANDTEYASGYVVVAGNRIESIGAGKAPEGLDNVVRRIDGTGHLVTPGLVNTHHHFYQWITRGLATDHNLFNWLVALYPTWARIDEAMVKAAAQGSLAMMARGGVTTAMDHHYVFPKGSGDLSGAVIGAASDMGVRFTLARGSMDRSEKDGGLPPDFAVETLEGALTATEETVRKHHDASFDAMTQVAVAPCSPFSVSTELMKQGAELARRLGVRLHTHGSETVEEEQFCKELFGMGPTDYFESTGWLGSDVWMAHCVHMNDSDIAAFARTGTGVAHCPSSNARLAAGIARVPDMLKAGVPVGLGVDGTASNESGELHTELRNALLINRLGAHREAALNARQALRLGTYGGAQVLGRADQIGSLEAGKLADLVMWKIDGLGHSTIADPVTAIVFGAAAPVTLSLVNGKPVVEDNRLITVDEDAIARDARAEAQRLARIVAQG from the coding sequence ATGGCAGCATCGGCAGCCGCGCGCACCATCATCGAGAACTGTGCCATCGCCACCGTCGACGCCAACGACACCGAGTACGCCTCGGGTTACGTCGTGGTGGCCGGCAACCGCATCGAGTCGATCGGCGCCGGCAAGGCCCCCGAGGGCCTGGACAACGTCGTACGCCGTATCGACGGCACGGGCCACCTGGTCACCCCCGGCCTGGTCAACACGCACCACCACTTCTACCAGTGGATCACGCGCGGCCTGGCCACCGACCACAACCTCTTCAACTGGCTGGTCGCGCTGTACCCGACCTGGGCGCGCATCGACGAGGCCATGGTGAAGGCGGCGGCGCAGGGCTCGCTGGCGATGATGGCCCGCGGCGGTGTCACCACCGCGATGGACCACCACTACGTCTTCCCGAAGGGCTCGGGCGACCTGTCCGGCGCCGTCATCGGGGCCGCCTCCGACATGGGCGTACGGTTCACCCTTGCCCGCGGCTCCATGGACCGCAGCGAGAAGGACGGCGGCCTGCCGCCGGACTTCGCGGTCGAGACCCTCGAAGGCGCGCTCACCGCGACCGAGGAGACCGTCAGGAAGCACCACGACGCCTCCTTCGACGCGATGACGCAGGTGGCCGTCGCGCCCTGCTCGCCGTTCTCGGTCTCCACCGAACTGATGAAGCAGGGCGCCGAACTGGCCCGCCGCCTCGGGGTGCGCCTGCACACCCACGGCAGCGAGACGGTCGAGGAGGAGCAGTTCTGCAAGGAGCTGTTCGGCATGGGCCCGACCGACTACTTCGAGTCGACCGGCTGGCTCGGCAGCGACGTGTGGATGGCCCACTGCGTCCACATGAACGACTCCGACATCGCCGCCTTCGCCCGTACGGGCACGGGCGTCGCCCACTGCCCGTCCTCCAACGCCCGCCTCGCGGCAGGCATCGCCCGGGTCCCCGACATGCTGAAGGCCGGCGTCCCGGTCGGTCTCGGCGTCGACGGCACGGCGTCCAACGAGTCGGGCGAGCTGCACACCGAGCTGCGCAACGCCCTGCTCATCAACCGCCTCGGCGCGCACCGCGAAGCGGCGCTCAACGCCCGCCAGGCGCTGCGCCTCGGTACGTACGGCGGAGCCCAGGTGCTCGGCCGCGCCGACCAGATCGGTTCGCTGGAGGCCGGCAAGCTCGCCGACCTGGTGATGTGGAAGATCGACGGTCTCGGTCACTCCACCATCGCCGACCCGGTCACCGCCATCGTGTTCGGCGCGGCGGCACCGGTCACCCTGTCGCTCGTCAACGGCAAGCCCGTCGTCGAGGACAACCGCCTGATCACGGTGGACGAGGACGCCATCGCCCGCGACGCGCGGGCCGAGGCGCAGCGCCTCGCGCGGATCGTTGCGCAGGGCTGA
- the pucL gene encoding factor-independent urate hydroxylase: MPTILGQNQYGKAENRVVKITRDGDTHHIKDLNVSVALSGDMDDVHYSGSNANVLPTDTTKNTVYAFAKEYGIESAEQFGIHLARHFVTSQEPIQRARIRIEEYAWDRIATSDNNSKFIGSDEVNHSFVRKGQELRTTQITFDGENWEVLSGLKNLTVMNSTNSEFWGYVKDRYTTLKEAYDRILCTDVASVWRYNWTNDEDRMPNWDKSYAQAKKHMLEAFAETYSLSLQQTLYQMGSRVINSRSEIDEIRFSLPNNHHFLVDLEPFGLKNDNEVYFAADRPYGLIEATILRDGVEPKIPVDMTNL, translated from the coding sequence ATGCCCACGATTCTCGGCCAGAACCAGTACGGCAAAGCAGAGAACCGCGTCGTCAAGATCACGCGGGACGGCGACACCCACCACATCAAGGACCTGAACGTCTCCGTCGCCCTCTCCGGCGACATGGACGACGTGCACTACTCCGGCTCGAACGCCAACGTCCTGCCGACGGACACCACCAAGAACACGGTGTACGCGTTCGCCAAGGAGTACGGCATCGAGTCCGCCGAGCAGTTCGGCATCCACCTCGCCCGTCACTTCGTAACGTCGCAGGAGCCGATCCAGCGCGCCCGGATCCGGATCGAGGAGTACGCCTGGGACCGCATCGCGACCTCGGACAACAACTCCAAGTTCATCGGCTCCGACGAGGTGAACCACTCCTTCGTCCGCAAGGGCCAGGAGCTGCGCACCACGCAGATCACCTTCGACGGTGAGAACTGGGAGGTCCTGTCGGGCCTCAAGAACCTCACGGTCATGAACTCCACCAACTCGGAGTTCTGGGGCTACGTCAAGGACCGGTACACGACGCTCAAGGAGGCGTACGACCGCATCCTGTGCACCGACGTCGCCTCCGTCTGGCGCTACAACTGGACCAACGACGAGGACCGGATGCCGAACTGGGACAAGTCGTACGCCCAGGCCAAGAAGCACATGCTGGAGGCCTTCGCCGAGACGTACTCCCTCTCGCTCCAGCAGACCCTGTACCAGATGGGTTCGCGCGTCATCAACAGCCGGAGCGAGATCGACGAGATCCGCTTCTCGCTGCCGAACAACCACCACTTCCTGGTCGACCTCGAGCCCTTTGGGCTGAAGAACGACAACGAGGTCTACTTCGCCGCCGACCGCCCGTACGGCCTCATCGAGGCCACCATCCTGCGGGACGGCGTCGAGCCGAAGATCCCGGTCGACATGACCAACCTCTGA
- the uraH gene encoding hydroxyisourate hydrolase — translation MSTATTASVSTHILDTSIGRPAAGVAVSLTARSGSDAEWVVLGGSATDADGRCKDLPALPEGTTHVRLDFETEAYFSNKPSSKKQAEAQQDAPRVRDSGAFFPEVAITFAVVPGEHFHVPLLLNPFGYSVYRGS, via the coding sequence ATGAGCACCGCGACCACTGCTTCGGTGTCCACGCACATCCTGGACACCAGCATCGGGCGCCCCGCCGCGGGTGTCGCCGTCTCGCTCACCGCCCGCAGTGGCAGTGACGCCGAGTGGGTGGTACTCGGCGGGTCCGCGACCGACGCGGACGGGCGCTGCAAGGACCTGCCGGCCCTGCCGGAAGGCACGACCCACGTACGTCTCGACTTCGAGACCGAGGCGTACTTCTCCAACAAGCCCAGTTCGAAGAAGCAAGCCGAGGCACAGCAGGACGCCCCCCGCGTAAGGGACAGCGGCGCGTTCTTCCCGGAGGTGGCGATCACGTTCGCCGTCGTACCGGGCGAACACTTCCACGTACCGCTGCTGCTCAACCCGTTCGGCTACTCCGTATACCGAGGGAGCTAG